A window of Psychromonas sp. CNPT3 contains these coding sequences:
- a CDS encoding Ig-like domain-containing protein, translating to MLLTGCNNGDEGLLDNDSDFQEPVYQLIITATDDYLPIGFTMQMQVEALRSDNTVIEIRDTSTLKWSSSDESVAVVNEFGVITAKGEGPVTITATGMYKDETYSDTAYILITNSEINTIIVTPDNANIPAGFSQQFKAVATFTDGTKNIDITNNKNLTWSVSEGSQFVEIDENGRAVAISTGSGTITATGKFSAKIIVTNVTISINTVTIIELIVTPKDAAISAGLSVQFKAEVIFSDDSTPLNVTEDRHITWSVTKGKEFAKIDKKGHVTGIRTGDAIITATGEFYNDTTIRNVNLHVNDAEVTGLVVTPTDGVVLVKSTLQFNAKATYSDGSSSTDVTESSDVTWSVSAGSSFVEIDDNGLATSFEEGNATITATGNINGRVVDDSVSLDIFPRLLAPIIPAARDKIIEPSELFSSIGLMIQVRGWQPALKANDEIEVHVYTDGCGSAGSACTPVDDFVFCTFDGSSDTTQSTVNACMSVEETSPLANKKETAIHFYYIINGDPNIASEITDTLLETI from the coding sequence GTGCTACTAACAGGTTGTAACAATGGAGATGAAGGTCTTTTAGATAATGACTCTGATTTTCAAGAGCCCGTTTATCAACTAATAATAACAGCTACAGACGACTATTTACCTATCGGATTTACAATGCAGATGCAGGTTGAGGCATTACGAAGCGATAATACTGTGATAGAAATACGAGACACCTCGACATTAAAATGGAGCTCATCTGATGAAAGTGTCGCGGTAGTTAATGAATTTGGAGTGATCACGGCCAAAGGAGAAGGGCCTGTTACAATTACTGCAACAGGTATGTATAAAGATGAAACTTACTCGGACACTGCGTATATTCTTATTACAAACTCGGAAATAAATACAATCATTGTAACGCCGGATAATGCAAATATCCCGGCAGGTTTTAGTCAACAGTTTAAGGCGGTAGCCACGTTTACTGATGGAACCAAGAATATTGATATTACTAATAATAAAAATCTCACCTGGTCGGTTTCTGAAGGCAGTCAATTTGTTGAAATTGATGAAAATGGGCGTGCGGTCGCTATTAGCACAGGAAGTGGCACCATCACGGCCACCGGGAAATTTAGCGCTAAAATAATTGTCACTAATGTTACGATTTCTATAAACACAGTAACAATTATTGAGTTGATAGTTACTCCGAAGGATGCTGCAATCTCAGCGGGTTTAAGCGTACAATTTAAAGCTGAAGTTATATTTTCGGATGATTCAACACCTTTAAATGTGACGGAGGATAGGCATATTACGTGGTCAGTTACTAAAGGCAAAGAGTTCGCCAAAATTGATAAAAAAGGCCATGTGACAGGCATTCGTACTGGTGATGCTATCATTACGGCCACAGGGGAATTTTACAATGACACAACAATTCGCAATGTTAACCTTCATGTAAATGACGCTGAAGTGACAGGGTTGGTTGTAACGCCGACAGATGGTGTCGTGTTGGTAAAATCAACGTTACAATTTAATGCCAAAGCTACCTATTCTGACGGTTCTTCATCGACAGACGTCACTGAAAGTTCGGATGTCACATGGTCTGTTTCTGCAGGCAGTTCGTTTGTTGAAATTGATGATAACGGCCTTGCTACCAGCTTCGAGGAGGGTAACGCAACCATCACCGCAACTGGAAATATTAATGGGAGAGTAGTGGATGATAGTGTCTCTCTTGATATATTCCCTAGATTATTAGCGCCTATCATTCCCGCTGCCCGTGATAAAATAATAGAGCCATCAGAGCTGTTCAGCTCTATTGGTTTAATGATTCAAGTACGAGGATGGCAACCCGCTCTTAAAGCTAATGATGAAATAGAGGTGCATGTTTATACTGACGGGTGTGGATCAGCAGGATCTGCATGTACACCTGTCGATGATTTTGTTTTTTGTACATTTGATGGAAGCAGTGATACAACTCAATCAACCGTAAACGCATGTATGAGTGTAGAG
- a CDS encoding OmpA family protein — translation MYSAITLKYSSRHHLTPTKLDDKCRQTKKCFISSLGLAFNFNEIKKQALFSSVLFLLAVPAYAQVENSTSHEFSDYSDTRQNNAHAYVGLRGGGTYFEGACSSNGSECNDNTFGYGLYGGYQFISWFALEGAVTHYGTPDASYGLKNISAEVLGSELTGVFSYDLSESFDAYARVGVAYQNIEKNSTGGSELTSNEWGMLSALGVDYRVSQNWSLRGEYQFIDGIGNSELMKSDMHFLSLGLTYHFGQEKALIVATTALAVATPPMVITDKVITTKSTSQTLSGLYFNSSKIKTSPELTNVVVQLLQTKEGDIEVIGHTDSLGSKKYNQWLSEKRAQVVADYLVKEGVDPSRIIVKGEGESSFVSSNETAEGRAKNRRVKIKY, via the coding sequence ATGTATTCCGCTATTACCCTTAAATATTCAAGTCGTCATCATTTAACGCCAACGAAGTTAGATGATAAGTGCCGACAGACTAAAAAATGTTTTATCTCTTCATTAGGCCTCGCTTTTAATTTTAATGAAATTAAAAAGCAGGCTTTGTTTTCTTCTGTCTTATTTTTACTTGCAGTGCCTGCTTACGCACAAGTAGAGAACTCGACTAGCCACGAATTTAGCGACTATAGTGATACTCGTCAAAATAATGCCCATGCTTATGTCGGTTTACGAGGAGGAGGCACTTATTTTGAAGGTGCGTGTTCCAGCAACGGTTCAGAATGCAATGATAATACCTTCGGTTATGGTTTATATGGTGGTTATCAATTTATATCGTGGTTTGCACTTGAGGGTGCCGTCACTCATTATGGCACACCAGATGCGAGTTATGGGCTGAAGAATATCAGCGCTGAAGTTTTAGGTAGTGAACTGACGGGGGTATTCTCTTATGATCTTTCTGAATCCTTTGATGCTTACGCTAGGGTCGGTGTGGCTTATCAAAATATAGAGAAAAACAGTACGGGAGGATCCGAATTAACGTCCAATGAATGGGGAATGCTTTCTGCTCTGGGAGTCGATTACCGCGTGTCTCAAAACTGGTCACTTCGTGGTGAATATCAGTTTATAGATGGGATCGGCAATAGCGAATTGATGAAATCTGACATGCACTTCCTATCGCTAGGTTTAACCTATCATTTTGGGCAAGAAAAGGCATTAATAGTAGCAACGACTGCGCTTGCCGTAGCGACTCCTCCAATGGTTATAACGGATAAAGTTATCACTACCAAAAGTACATCACAAACCCTTTCCGGGCTTTATTTTAACTCTTCAAAAATAAAAACAAGCCCTGAACTCACCAATGTAGTCGTGCAATTACTACAAACCAAAGAGGGAGATATTGAAGTGATAGGGCATACGGATAGCCTAGGATCGAAGAAGTATAATCAATGGCTATCAGAAAAACGAGCACAAGTGGTAGCGGATTATTTAGTGAAAGAAGGTGTTGATCCGTCACGCATTATTGTTAAAGGAGAGGGGGAGTCTTCCTTTGTCTCTAGTAATGAAACCGCCGAAGGTCGCGCTAAAAATAGACGTGTAAAAATAAAGTATTAA
- a CDS encoding methyl-accepting chemotaxis protein encodes MRETRGSITNTEVDFPASEQLLSVTDLKGTITYVNDSFCKIAGYTLDELKGQPHNIVRHPDMPAAAFKDMWQKLKDGESWRGMVKNRCKNGDYYWVDAYVTPIYEKNDNIIGYQSVRARPTLKQKQDAQQLYNDLNNGKKIHDFHANFTLKRALAVALFFASHIIIWFLANSLSLYMLLPTFIFVGLSLIFYEELFRLPKFINQLKRTIDSPSRYIFSGKGLVAIANYPIAMLNAKVRTVLGRSKDMGENLASLASELENSSKLSMEGLVEENAHLTQLATAIAQMSATIIEVSQNTTGAHDQVQGVQQSCQQAVTILDATQNKISELTSDVESAAVSATKLVVDADNISTIMTEIQGIADQTNLLALNAAIEAARAGEQGRGFAVVADEVRTLASRTQDATVHIQKSVIELQTTLKHWSHVMLTSKDKAEQCSHESIEAKQAMDQIMERMNEISNITAQIATATEEQSVVADQVSQSVHTIDEISRQNTIISQQVNTNGINVNKCAHEIRALSTTFK; translated from the coding sequence ATGAGAGAAACACGCGGTAGCATTACTAATACGGAAGTTGATTTCCCAGCATCAGAACAACTTTTATCCGTCACCGATCTAAAAGGCACCATCACCTATGTTAACGACAGCTTCTGTAAGATAGCCGGTTACACACTTGATGAACTAAAAGGCCAACCACATAATATTGTCCGACACCCCGATATGCCAGCGGCTGCTTTTAAGGACATGTGGCAAAAATTAAAAGATGGCGAGTCATGGCGAGGCATGGTAAAAAACAGATGCAAGAATGGCGATTATTACTGGGTGGACGCTTACGTCACCCCTATATATGAAAAAAATGATAATATAATCGGCTACCAATCGGTACGAGCTCGCCCCACGTTAAAACAAAAGCAAGATGCACAACAACTTTATAATGATTTAAACAACGGAAAAAAAATACACGACTTCCATGCTAACTTCACTTTAAAACGCGCGCTGGCCGTCGCCTTATTTTTTGCTAGCCATATCATTATCTGGTTTTTAGCTAATAGCCTGTCTCTATATATGCTTCTACCTACTTTTATCTTTGTCGGGTTATCCCTTATTTTTTATGAAGAATTATTTCGCTTACCCAAGTTTATAAATCAACTTAAAAGAACCATTGATAGCCCCTCCCGTTATATTTTTTCTGGCAAAGGGTTAGTTGCCATTGCAAATTACCCGATAGCTATGCTGAATGCGAAAGTAAGAACAGTACTCGGACGTAGTAAAGATATGGGGGAAAACTTAGCTTCCTTAGCAAGTGAGCTTGAAAACTCATCGAAGCTATCTATGGAAGGTCTTGTAGAAGAAAACGCGCATTTAACCCAACTTGCAACAGCCATTGCCCAAATGAGTGCAACGATTATAGAGGTGAGCCAGAATACCACGGGGGCACATGATCAGGTCCAAGGTGTTCAACAGTCATGCCAACAAGCAGTCACCATTCTCGATGCCACACAAAATAAAATTTCTGAATTAACGTCTGACGTTGAAAGTGCGGCGGTTAGTGCGACTAAACTTGTTGTTGATGCCGATAATATCTCAACAATAATGACTGAAATTCAAGGTATCGCCGATCAAACAAATTTGCTCGCTTTAAACGCTGCTATTGAAGCGGCTCGCGCAGGTGAACAAGGACGCGGATTTGCGGTTGTAGCTGACGAAGTTCGAACGTTAGCAAGTAGAACGCAAGACGCGACGGTGCACATACAAAAATCGGTTATTGAACTGCAAACAACCTTAAAGCACTGGAGTCATGTCATGCTCACCAGTAAAGATAAAGCGGAACAGTGCTCTCATGAATCTATTGAAGCTAAACAGGCGATGGATCAAATTATGGAGAGAATGAATGAGATCAGCAACATTACAGCTCAAATTGCAACGGCAACAGAAGAGCAAAGTGTGGTTGCAGATCAAGTATCTCAAAGCGTCCATACTATTGACGAGATTTCACGTCAAAATACAATCATATCTCAACAAGTTAATACTAATGGGATAAATGTTAATAAGTGTGCCCATGAAATAAGAGCCTTAAGTACGACATTCAAATAG